The Astyanax mexicanus isolate ESR-SI-001 chromosome 7, AstMex3_surface, whole genome shotgun sequence genome has a window encoding:
- the zmp:0000000662 gene encoding RING finger protein 145 yields the protein MLRLEDVANVVLRVPSIVVLDLLYKCDIESFTFHLRARSEDMLFKYKYVLWNMYYLGHFVSTVVLLLPLGHIAQLYLHILTALLLYMGHQISRDYVLAESQYGYDGALFLDPPAMNRFVTALTSQIIVTTLCAFLMRTRRVWLFSAHLLPLLAGVCSFSQDTILTLTTVAMGITGAEVVVFLLMNLFVPYRLAKAVYSEIAQLEITDLYRLLAVGASLWHSFAVPVLFSVFWFVLFGVHLVSNVNTSAAIQEGILLYLLTSVSECCASPYSLLGLTFVVSYLALGLLNLCKFYLGGFTALQNHNVMHRGVTEGVTLLLLALQTGLLDMAALQRCFLLFIILFIVLTSTLQSMSEITEPVMLGLGASRNRSVWKHIRGLSMCVFLLLFPGFMAYRISQFFHMDFWLLILVSSCMLTSLQVTGTLLIYCLFMVEVWRSTALPGLDEVMYYVNGVCRVLEFAVALCVVAYGAWESLWGEWSWMGASVIIIHSYCNVWLRAQAGWKSFLLRQEAARKINSLPRANAQQLQEHGDVCAICFQDMTSAVITYCGHFFHGNCLRKWLYVQETCPMCHTSIKPTSTPTAPAGDAHPHPTQPRANPPQQETLSEPEEEQDPHEDGDHSPEEKSESLDRRTHLQEAHCSSGGDFKDVDTAVPSNSSEGNPFTLESSEREMDSEKRTNHLRETNLVTDSSTKITGQPESHDCTANSQPAIGNHFLREPSEQTS from the exons ATGCTGCGATTAGAGGACGTGGCTAATGTGGTCCTCAGGGTGCCCAGCATCGTCGTTCTGGACCTGCTCTATAAATGTGACATCGAGAGCTTCACCTTTCACCTGAGGGCGAGGAGTGAGGACATGCTCTTCAAGTACAAATACGTCCTGTGGAACATGTACTATCTAG GTCACTTTGTGAGTACAGTAGTCCTGTTGTTGCCACTTGGACACATTGCTCAACTTTATCTGCATATTCTCACCGCCCTCCTGCTCTACATGGGTCATCAAATATCCAG GGATTATGTACTAGCAGAGAGCCAGTACGGGTATGATGGTGCACTCTTTCTGGATCCTCCAGCTATGAATCGTTTTGTAACTGCACTTACAA GTCAGATTATTGTCACCACGCTATGTGCATTCCTCATGCGTACACGCCGTGTTTGGCTCTTCTCTGCTCATTTGCTCCCTCTTCTGGCAGGAGTGTGCTCGTTTTCTCAAGACACCATCCTCACACTCACTACTGTTGCTATGGGCATAACGGGGGCAGAGGTTGTAGTGTTCCTGCTCATGAACCTCTTCGTACCATATAGACTGGCCAAAGCAGTCTACAGTGAAATTGCACAATTAGAG ATCACAGATTTGTACCGTTTGTTGGCAGTGGGGGCGTCTCTCTGGCATAGTTTTGCTGTGCCTGTGCTGTTTAGCGTCTTTTGGTTTGTGCTGTTTGGAGTTCATCTTGTTTCCAATGTTAATACATCTGCTGCCATCCAAGAGGGGATTCTACTGTATCTTCTCACCAG tgtgtcagAGTGCTGTGCCAGCCCTTACTCTCTGCTGGGTTTGACGTTTGTGGTTTCCTATTTGGCTCTGGGGCTTCTAAATCTCTGCAAATTCTACCTGGGAGGATTCACAGCACTGCAAAACCACAATGTCATGCACag GGGTGTGACAGAGGGTGTGACTCTGCTGTTGCTAGCTCTGCAGACTGGTTTGTTGGACATGGCAGCCCTGCAGCGCTGCTTCCTTCTCTTCATCATCCTCTTCATTGTCCTCACCTCTACACTGCAGAGCATGAGTGAAATAACAGAGCCTGTTATGCTGGGACTTGGTGCCAGTAGAAACAG GAGTGTGTGGAAGCACATACGAGGCTTGAGCATGTGTGTGTTCCTGCTTCTCTTCCCGGGGTTCATGGCCTATAGGATCTCTCAGTTCTTCCACATGGACTTCTGGCTTCTCATCCTGGTGTCCAGCTGCATGCTCACATCTCTGCAG GTGACCGGAACTCTCCTGATCTACTGCCTCTTCATGGTGGAGGTGTGGCGCAGTACTGCTCTGCCTGGCCTGGATGAAGTGATGTATTATGTGAATGGTGTTTGTCGGGTGCTAGAGTTTGCAGTGGCACTGTGTGTGGTGGCTTACGGGGCCTGGGAGTCACTGTGGGGAGAGTGGAGCTGGATGGGGGCGTCGGTCATCATCATCCACTCCTACTGTAACGTGTGGTTACGTGCCCAGGCTGGCTGGAAGAGCTTTCTCCTCCGTCAGGAAGCAGCACGCAAGATCAATTCACTCCCACGGGCAAACGCTCAGCAGCTACAGGAGCATGGTGATGTCTGCGCCATCTGTTTTCAG GATATGACCTCTGCAGTGATAACCTACTGTGGTCATTTCTTTCATGGAAACTGTCTAAGGAAGTGGCTGTATGTGCAGGAAACGTGCCCCATGTGCCACACTTCAATCAAACCTACATCGACCCCAACAGCTCCTGCAGGTGATGCCCATCCACATCCAACACAACCACGGGCCAATCCACCTCAACAAGAGACTCTTTCTGAGCCGGAAGAAGAGCAGGACCCACATGAAGATGGTGATCATTCACCTGAGGAGAAGTCAGAGAGTCTGGACAGGAGGACACATCTGCAGGAAGCACACTGTAGTTCTGGTGGAGACTTCAAAGATGTGGACACCGCTGTGCCTTCCAACTCTTCAGAAGGAAACCCTTTCACCTTAGAGTCCAGCGAGAGGGAAATGGACTCTGAGAAGAGGACTAACCATTTAAGAGAGACCAATTTAGTAACAGACTCTAGCACAAAGATTACTGGACAGCCAGAGAGTCATGACTGTACTGCTAATTCTCAGCCTGCTATTGGTAATCATTTCCTCAGAGAACCATCAGAACAGACATCATGA